One genomic region from Arenicella chitinivorans encodes:
- a CDS encoding rhomboid family intramembrane serine protease gives MPAELFTVTNLLVAITCVVSFLVMENQAVKSQLLFHPATVRREGEWYRFLTSGFIHADMLHLLINMFVLWSFGNALETSYFPVFLGEGTALKFLILYLGGIVVASIPDYFRHRYNSTYAALGASGGVSAVVFGVIIFAPWQNLYLYGVIAIPQIVAGVGYLWYSWVKDKQANDNIGHMAHFAGAVWGFVFTGLMNPYLFVSFVQQTLAGPNW, from the coding sequence ATGCCTGCTGAGCTATTTACCGTCACCAATCTACTGGTGGCAATCACCTGTGTTGTCTCCTTTCTGGTGATGGAAAACCAAGCCGTCAAATCCCAGTTGTTATTTCATCCTGCGACGGTGCGACGGGAAGGTGAGTGGTACCGCTTTTTGACTTCCGGGTTTATTCACGCGGATATGTTGCACCTGTTGATCAACATGTTTGTTTTATGGTCATTTGGTAATGCCCTGGAGACGAGCTATTTTCCCGTGTTTCTGGGTGAGGGGACCGCGCTTAAGTTTTTGATCTTGTATCTGGGCGGCATTGTGGTGGCTTCGATTCCGGACTATTTTCGTCATCGTTACAACAGTACTTACGCTGCTTTAGGTGCGTCTGGTGGGGTATCAGCCGTGGTGTTTGGCGTGATCATTTTTGCGCCTTGGCAGAACCTTTACCTGTATGGTGTGATCGCCATTCCACAAATCGTGGCTGGGGTTGGCTATCTCTGGTACTCCTGGGTCAAGGACAAACAGGCCAATGACAACATAGGTCATATGGCACATTTCGCCGGCGCTGTGTGGGGTTTTGTTTTTACTGGCTTGATGAATCCGTATCTATTCGTGTCGTTCGTGCAGCAAACGCTGGCTGGCCCGAATTGGTGA